In a single window of the Chaetodon trifascialis isolate fChaTrf1 chromosome 19, fChaTrf1.hap1, whole genome shotgun sequence genome:
- the ehd3 gene encoding EH domain-containing protein 3 — protein MFSWLGTDDRRKKEPEVFQTVSDGLKKLYKTKLLPLEESYKFHEFHSPALEDADFDNKPMVLLVGQYSTGKTSFIRYLLEQDFPGMRIGPEPTTDSFIAVMHGDTEGIVPGNALVVDPKKPFRKLNAFGNAFLNRFVCAQLPNPVLESISVIDTPGILSGEKQRISRGYDFAAVLEWFAERVDRIILLFDAHKLDISDEFSEVIKALKNHEDKIRVVLNKADQIETQQLMRVYGALMWSLGKIVNTPEVIRVYIGSFWSHPLLIPDNRKLFEAEEQDLFKDIQSLPRNAALRKLNDLIKRARLAKVHAYIISSLKKEMPSVFGKENKKKELISSLGDIYKRIEREHQISPGDFPNLKKMQDQLQAQDLNKFQPLKPKLLEAVDDMLANDIAGLMVLVRQEETQRPNPVVKGGAFDGTLDGPFGHGYGEGAGEGIDEAEWVVARDKPAYDEIFYTLSPVNGKVTGANAKKEMVKSKLPNTVLGKIWKLADIDKDGMLDDEEFALANHLIKVKLEGHELPSDLPAHLVPPSKRKIPE, from the exons ATGTTCAGCTGGCTTGGAACCGACgacaggaggaagaaggagccAGAAGTCTTTCAGACGGTCAGCGACGGACTTAAGAAGCTCTACAAGACCAAACTCCTGCCGCTAGAGGAGAGCTACAAGTTCCACGAGTTCCACTCTCCGGCCCTGGAGGATGCAGACTTTGACAACAAGCCCATGGTCTTACTGGTGGGACAGTACTCCACCGGCAAGACGAGCTTCATACG CTACCTGTTGGAGCAGGATTTTCCTGGAATGAGGATCGGCCCTGAACCCACCACAGATTCCTTCATCGCGGTGATGCACGGCGACACAGAGGGAATCGTCCCCGGCAATGCTTTGGTGGTTGACCCCAAGAAGCCTTTCAGGAAGCTGAACGCATTTGGAAACGCATTCCTcaacag GTTTGTGTGTGCTCAGCTGCCCAACCCAGTGCTAGAAAGCATCAGTGTGATTGACACACCAGGGATTCTGTcaggagagaagcagagaatcAGTCGAG gctATGACTTTGCGGCTGTCTTGGAGTGGTTTGCAGAGCGAGTGGACAGGATCATTTTGCTGTTTGACGCCCACAAACTGGACATCTCTGATGAGTTCTCAGAGGTGATAAAGGCCCTGAAGAACCACGAGGACAAGATCAG GGTGGTGCTGAACAAGGCTGACCAGATAGAGACCCAGCAGCTGATGAGAGTGTATGGTGCCCTGATGTGGTCACTGGGGAAAATAGTCAACACCCCTGAG GTGATCCGGGTCTACATCGGCTCATTCTGGTCCCACCCTCTGCTGATTCCAGACAACAGGAAGCTGTTtgaggcagaggagcaggactTATTTAAGGACATCCAGTCTTTACCGAGAAATGCCGCACTTAGAAAACTCAACGATCTGATCAAGAGGGCAAGACTCGCCAAG GTCCATGCCTACATCATCAGCTCACTGAAGAAAGAGATGCCTTCTGTGTTTGGGAAGgagaacaagaagaaagaacTGATCAGCAGCCTGGGAGATATTTACAAACGCATAGAGAGAGAGCATCAGATATCACCTGGAGATTTTCCTAATCTGAAGAAGATGCAG GACCAACTCCAAGCTCAAGATCTCAACAAATTCCAGCCTCTGAAACCCAAGCTCCTGGAGGCGGTGGATGACATGCTGGCCAATGACATTGCTGGCTTAATGGTCCTGGTGCGCCAAGAAGAAACCCAGCGTCCAAACCCAGTCGTGAAGGGCGGCGCGTTCGACGGCACTTTGGACGGCCCGTTTGGCCACGGGTACGGCGAAGGGGCCGGCGAAGGCATCGACGAAGCCGAGTGGGTGGTTGCGCGCGACAAACCGGCTTACGACGAGATTTTCTACACGTTATCTCCGGTCAACGGGAAGGTGACGGGGGCCAACGCCAAGAAGGAGATGGTGAAGTCAAAACTGCCCAATACAGTGCTGGGGAAGATCTGGAAGCTGGCGGATATCGATAAGGATGGGATGCTTGATGATGAGGAGTTTGCGTTGGCCAATCACCTGATAAAAGTGAAGCTGGAGGGACATGAACTGCCGTCAGACCTGCCTGCACACCTGGTGCCTCCTTCCAAGAGGAAAATACCAGAGTAA